The segment TGCGCCCCGACGGCGACGTCGTCGATGAGCACCGCTCGCCTTCACGGCTGCGTCGCGCGTTCCGGCAGCGCGAACGCCACCCACGCGTCGCCGCTCTTCGTGCCCATCTTGCCGCCGCCGCAGGCGATCACTACGAACTGCCGGCCGTTGACCGCATACGTCGCCGGCGTGGCGTAGCCGCCCGCAGGCAGCTTCACGCGCCAGAGCTCCTGCCCGGTCCGCCGGTCGAACGCGCGAAAATGTTCGTCCTTGCTCGCGCCGATGAACAGCAACCCGCCCGCCGTGATCACGGCGCCGCCGTAGTTCTCGGTCCCAGTCGGCGGAATGCCCTGCGCCGTCAGCTCCGGCAGTTCGCCGAGCGGCACGCGCCAGCGATACTCGCCCGTGTTGAGATCGATCGCGTTCAGCGTGCCCCAAGGCGGCTTCACCGCCGGATACCCGTCGGGATCGAACCAGCGGTTGTAGCCGGTATGCGTGTAAGGCGGTGTCCCCGCTGGCGGGTTCGCGGCTTCGACCGGCTGCCGTCCTTCACCTTCGCCCAACAGGAAGGACACGAGTGCCTGCCGCTTCGGCTCCTCCAAAAATCCCCACGGCGGCATGACGTTCCGACCTTTCGTAATCACTTCGAAAATCTGCGCACGCGTGAGTCGCTGCTTCACGTCCACGAGCGAAGGAATGTTCTGCGCCGCGTTGCCACGCCGGTCCGCGCCGTGACAGCCCGTGCAGTTCTGCAGATAAACCTGCTGCCCGAGCGACGCTCCGCCGCCGGTTTCGATCATCGTGAGCACCCAGGGCATCTCGTTGCTGTTCACGTAGAGCACGCCGTCGGGATCGACCGCGGCGCCGCCCCACTCGCCGCCACCATCGAACCCGGGAAAGATGATCGTGCCCTCGCGGCTCGGCGGTGCGAACCGCGCATGCGCGCGCAGCCGAACGAAACGCTCCAACACCGCCATCCGCGCCGCCGGCGTGCGCTCCGTGATTTCCTCCGCCGTGAACAACTGCCGCGCATACGGCGCCGGCTTCGTCGGCAGCGGCTGCGTCGGCGACGTGACCTCGCCGGCCAAATCCGAGGTCGGCACCGCGATCTCTTCGATCGGAAAGAGTGGCTCACCGGTCTCGCGATGAAACACCCACACGTAGCCCTGCTTCGTGATCTGCGCGACCGCGGGGACGGACCGGCCGTCGCGCTGTACCGTGACGAGCGTCGGCGGTGCCGGCGGATCGCGATCCCACAAATCATGCCGCACCATCTGATAGTGCCACACCCGCCGCCCGGTCGCGGCGTCGAGCGCGAGCAGGCAGTTGGAGTAAAGATTGTCGCCGCGCCGATCGCCGCCCCAGAAGTCAAACGCCGCCGAGCCGACCGGACAGAACACGAGTCCGCGCTCCTCATCGACGGTCATGCCCGCCCACACGTTCACGCCGCCGACCTTGCGCCACGCGTCGGCCGGCCACGTCTCATGTCCCGGCTCGCCAGGCTGCGGCAGCGTGTGAAACGTCCACACCGGCATTCCCGTGCGCACGTCGAACGCCCGGATGTGCCCCGGCGCGGCCGGTCCCGGACCTTCGCCGACGCGCGTCGAGAGGATGATCAGGTTGCGGTAGATCACCCCCGGCGTGTTCGCATCGACCTGCATCCCGGTAACGTCCCGGCCCAAGCCGCGCGAAAGATCGATTCGCCCGCGCTGGCCAAAACTCTCGATCACGCGCCCCGTGCCGGCATCGACCGCGTGCAACCAGCGGCCGGACGCATACAGGATTCTCCGATCGTCGCCGTCCGCCCAGTAACTCATCCCGCGGTTGACGCCGCTCGTCTCGGGCGGATCGAACCGCCACCGCTCCGCGCCCGTCGCCGCCTCGAGCGCCACCAGCTTCAGCCCGGGCGTCGTCACGTACACTACACCGTCCACGACCAGCGGATTGCACTGGATCTGCGTGGAATCCGCCCGCGCATCTCCGGCCCGCCAGGTCCAGGCGATCGTCAGGCTGCGGACGTTCTCCGTCGTGATCTGATCGAGCGTCGAATAGTGGCTCGCCGCCCGGTCGCCGAGATAGCTCGGCCAATCCGCGCCGGCTGCCGCGTCGACGCGTCCAGCCATCACCAGAAAACCGCCAGCCAGCGCGCCGCGCCAAAGGGGGGAAAGGGTAACCATCCGCCGAAGTGGAACCGAAGGCGGTGCGGTTGCCAAGTTCCGGCTGTGAGGCGCACGCGCCGCAGCCGACGAATCGCGGGCGCTGGTTGCCCACACCACCGCGCGCACGTGAATCGGCGCCGGCCGCGGTCTCTCCCCGCGCAGTCGAATCCGTGGGGACGCGACCGACTCGATCACGGCGGAGTCCGGAATTGCCCGCGGCGTATCGGGAGACCCGCCCTCGATGAGGTTGTGAACAAAAACAGCCGGCCACCGAAATGGCCGGCTGCGAAATTCAGAGGGACGAACGGCGGGGCGCTTATTCGGCGGCGGCCTTGACTGAGATGTTGTTGGTCACGGCGGTGACTCCGTTCACGCCGCGGGCGATCTGCTCGGCGCGGGCCTTCTGTTCGGCGGTGTCGACGAAGCCGCTCAGCTGAACGTTGCCCTTGAACGTGGTGACGTCGACCTGCATGGCGCGGACGACTTCGTCGCGCACCATCGCGGTCTTCACCTTCGTGGTGATCGCCGCGTCATCGACGTATTCTCCAGTGCTTTGTTGGGTGGCGGTGCCGGCACAGCCGGTCGACAGGGAGAGGACTCCACCTGTCAGCAGCGCGAGTAGCGCGGTAATTTTGAGTGAGGTTTTCATAGGCGTCCCGGCTTAGTATCGCGAGCCCGAGCACAGTTCGCCGCGCCACCCATTTTTCCGCGCGCGGCGCCCGGCTCAGTCGTCCCGTCCCTCGGCGCACGGCACTTCTCTGCGGAAGCTCTCAGGTTTGACCTGATAGACGGTCGGGAATTTTTTCGCAGCTTTTTGAAAGAACTGTCGCGTGCAAAGCCGAGTCTGCTGTGCGAGCATTTTGCCGACGCAAGATCCCGCCCACATGCTTCAGCCCGAGCTCGACTCACCGAAGAAATCGCTCCGCATCCTCTACGCGGACGACATGCGTGAACTGCGCGAAGTCGCACGCATCGCCCTGACCCGCGATGGCCACACCGTCGAATGCGTGGGCGACGGCCAGCAGGCGCTCGAGCTGCTCGCGGCGAATCCCGACGGCTACGATCTCGTGATCACCGATCATCACATGCCGCACGTCAACGGCATCGAGCTGGTCACCCAGCTGCGCGAGATGCCGTATCACGGCAAGGTGCTGATCTTCTGCTCCGAGCTCAGCTCCGCGGTCAACGAGACTTACCAGCGGCTCAAGGTGGATCGGATCCTGTACAAGCCCGTGTTCCCGTCCGAGCTGCGCCAGGTGCTGGTAGATCTCTTCCAGCCAGTGTCCTGTTCGACCTGAGCCACCCGATCTTGGTTGGTTTTCGGAAGGGCGCCGAGCGGGCGCCTTTTTTTTTGCACGCCTTCGCGGCGATCGACCCGTTCGGCCGACCGCCGCGTGGCGGGAAACTCACGCCGCCGGGTCGAGCACGACCTTGATGCAGCCGTCGCGTTTTTCCGCGAAGGTCTCATACATCTCGGGCGCGCGCGACAGCGGTACGCGATGCGTGATCACGAAGGACGGATCGATCTTCTTCTCTTCCACGAGTCGTAGCAGGTCGGGCATGTAGCGCTGCACATGAGTCTGGCCCATCTTGAGCGTCACGCCTTTGTTGAAGACCGCGCCGAACGGCACCTTGTCGATGAACCCGCCGTAGACGCCGGGGATCGACAGCACGCCACCCTTGCGCACCGCCCGCATCGCCTGCCGCAGCGCATACGGCCGGTCCGTCTCGAGCTTCAATGACTGTTTCACGTCGTCGTAGATCGAGCCGTGCGCCTCCATGCCGACGGCGTCGATCGCCGCGTCGGGTCCGCGCCCCCCGGTGAGATCGCGCAGCTTTTCGAGCACGTCTTCGTTGTCGTTGATCGGGATCGCGCCGGCCGCCTCCGCCATCGCCAGCCGTTCAGGGACGTTGTCGATCGCATACACCTTGGCGGCCCCCATCAGCAGCGCGCTGCGGATCGCGAATTGGCCCACCGGCCCGCAACCCCACACCGCCACCACCGTCTGCCCCGGCTGGATGTCGCAGTTTTCCGCCGCCATGTAGCCGGTCGGAAAAATGTCGGAGATGAACAACACCTGCTCGTCGGTGAGGTCGTTCTCGATTTTCAACGGCCCCACGTCGGCAAACGGCACGCGCGCATACTGCGCCTGCCCGCCGGCATAGCCACCGGTCAGGTGCGAATAGCCATAGAGCCCCGCCGCGCTGTAGCCCAACAGCTTCTCGGCCATCCACGCGTTCGGATTGGTGTTGTCGCAAAGTGACCACTGCTGCCGCGCGCAATGCGCACAGCCGCCACACGAAATCGTGAACGGCACCACCACGCGATCGCCCACCTTCAGCTTCGCCACGCGCGGCCCGACCTCCACCACCTCGCCCATGAATTCGTGGCCGAGAATGTCGCCTTTCTCGAGGGTCGGCATGTAGCCATCGTAGAGGTGCAGGTCGGAGCCGCAGATCGCCGTCGAGGTGATGCGCACGATGCAATCGCGCGGGTTCAGGATTTTCGGATCATCGACCTCCTGCACCTCCATCTTTTTTTTGCCCATCCAGCAGACGGCCTTCATGACTGGCCTTTCTGCTTCGCGCTGCGCTGCGGTTCGCCGACGGATTGTCCCTCGATGGTCGGAATCTCCCCGGCCTCCATCAATGCCTTGAACCGGCGCAACGCCTCGGCGACCTGTTGCTCCGGCTCCTCGCCGGTGAGCTTGGCCACCCATGCGGCCAGCTTGCCGCCGGGCGGATCGTATTCGAGCTGCACGCGGACTTCCGTACCTTCGTCACCCGGCGCGCGCTCGAAGCGCACGCTGCCCGCGTTGCGGATTTCGGCGCCATCCTTGGATCGCCATGCGATCAGCCGGTCCGGCGCGTCGTTGATGATCACCGCGTCCCACTCCACCATCCGGTCGCCCGGGGCGCTGACCGCCCAATGCGATTCCGTGTCCGAAAGGCGCGTGATCGCCACGGGATGCTTGATGATGCGCGTGAGGTTTTCGAGCGAGCGCCAGAACTGGTAGAGTTCGGCGGCCGGGCGGCGGATGGTGCACGCTCGCACCACCTTGACGCCATGATTGCCGGGAACGGCAATCTTGGCCCGGGGTTTATCGACAAGTTCAGACCGATCAGCCGTTTGCTGCCGGGTCGCAGGAGATGTGGCCATGCGGCAATCTAGTCACCGCGCATCGCGCCTGCCATCAGGCGGCCTCCCGCTGCAACCATGGGCCGATTGAAACCTCGCGCGCCAATGATTGCCGCAACCCGCGCGGTCGCCGCGCTCACGACGCCGCGCTCACTTCACCAGCGCGGCGATCCGCGCGTGATATCCACGGCTCAACTTCAGCTTGGTCCCGTCGCGCAGGATCACCGCATACTCGCCGGCGAACGACGGGCTGAGCTTTTGCAGCCGGTCGAGATTCACGATCGCCGAACGATGGATCCGCACGAACTGCTGCGGATCCAGCCGCGCCTCCAGCTGCGTCATCGTCTCGCGCATCAAATAACCACGACTGCCGGCGTGAAACTTCACGTAGTCGCCCTCCGCCTCGATCCAGTCGATCTCGTCCGGCTTGAGAAAAAGGATCTCCCCCGCCGTCTTCACGACCACCCGCCCGGACGCCGCCGCGGAACGCCGCGCCGTCGCGAGCTCGCGCACGAGTTGGTGCCAGCGCGCGCTTTCCGCCTCGCCCCGCCGCTGCCGCACCGCGCCCTTCGCCCGTTCCAGCGCCGCGCGGAAGCGCGCGTCATCGTAGGGCTTCAGCAGGTAATCGATCGCGTTCACCTCGAACGCGCGCAACGCGTGTTCGTCGTAGGCGGTGACGAACACGATCACCGGCGCCGCCGCCACGCCCACCTGCGCGAGCGTTTCGAAGCCGTCGCCGCCCGGCATCTGCACGTCCAGAAAGGCGAGCGCCGGCCGTTCGCGCTCGATCAGCGTCACCGCCTCCGCGCCGGTCCCCGCCTCACCGACGAGCTCGATCTCCGGATCCTGCGCGAGCAGCAGCCGCACGCCGCGGCGCGCCGCCGGTTCGTCGTCGACAATGATCGTGCGAATTCGGGCCGGCTCCGGGACGGTTCGCGAGGACGCGGGAATTTTCATGGCGGGGCGAGCGGGAGGATGACTGCGTTCTGGCATAACGCCGGAAAAAAGAAAACTCCCCTGTCGTGGCCGGGCTCTGGCCCTGCACGCGACAGTTTACGTGCGGTTTTCTGACGTTGTCGGAACGGCCTTACGCCGCGATCATCGGCTCCGTCATGTTCCGGTCGCGCATAAAGCGGCTGGCTCTCAGCTCTGGACTCTGAGCTCTCCGCTATCGGCGCGATACGGCAGCACCACCTGCACGCAGACGCCCCGGCCCGGGCGCGTCTGGAGCGACAGCTGCGCCCGCGCACCGTAGAGCCGCGCCAGCCGTTCGCGGGTGTTGCACAATCCCACGCCCTCCTTCGCGCGCATCCGTCCGTCCGGCAGCCCGGGCCCGTCGTCGCGCACTTCGAGCAGCAGATCTGCGCCGCTGCGCCGGGCCGCGATTTCCAACCGTCCCGGCCCGCTCTTCGGCGCGATGCCGTGCACGATGGCGTTCTCCACCAGCGGCTGCAGCAACAGGTGCGGGATCCGCGCGCTGCGCACCTCGGGCGCGATGTCCTGCTGCACCGTCAGCCGGTCCGAGAACCGCACCTTCTGAATCTCGACGTAGTGGTCGATGAACTCCAGCTCCTGCTGCAGCGTCACCTCCGCCACGCCGCGTTGATCGAGCGACAGCCGCAGCAGCGCGCTGAGCCGCGCGATCAGATTCACCGCGTCCTCGCTCCGCCGCTCACGCACGAGCACCGCGATCGTGTTCAGCGTGTTGAACAGAAAGTGTGGGTGCAGCTGCTGCCGCAGCGCCTGCAACTCGGTCTCCACCAGCCGGGTCTCGAGCTGCGATGCCTTCAGCTCTTCGTCCTTGTAGCGCTGGTGATACTCGAGTCCGTAGCCAAACGCGATCACCGCCCAGTAATACGTCATGTCGATGATGTTGCGGCCATAAAAATTCTGCAGCGCCATCCGCCAGAATCCCTCGGGCCACGTCGGCTCGAACCACAGCGTGTAAGCCCACATGCGGCCGAGGTAGAACACCGCCATCACGCCAAAACTGACGGCGAGATGAAAACTCATCCCGCCGGCCCACGTGCCGCGCGCCAGCGGCACGAGCTCGCGCAGCCGCAGAATCAGTGGCACCAACGCCGCCCACATCGCCGCGCGGCCGAACTGCGGAATCGCAATATCGATCAAATCCGCGGCGCCGTGCGTCGCGCGCGTGTTGAAATACACCTCCAGCGTGAGCACCGCGCCGACCAACACCGCCCCCGCCACCAGCAGCGCGATCTGGGCCCAGCGAGCGTTCATGCTTGCAGCGGTTTTCGCCACGGGCCGCGCTGACACAAGCGTATAACACCGCCGCCCCTTCGGGCGCCTGTCACCTTCGGATCGTGGTGACGCCGCTCAACCCGGTTCGGCCGCACACAGGGCCGCGCCGACGATCCCCGCCTCGTTGCCCGACGACGCCACCACCAGCTTCGCGCGACAGCGCACGTGCCGGATAAACTTGTCGCTCTTCGAACTCGCCCCGCCGCCGAGCACGATCAGCTCCGGCCACAGCAGCCGCTCGAGCGTGCGCAGATATTCGCCCAGCTCGCGGGCCCAGCTGGCCCAGCTCAGTCCGCGCCGCTTGCGCGCCGCCGACGACACGTAGCGCTCCGCCGAGCGTCCATGCCAGGGCAGATGGCCCAGCTCGGTGTTCGGCAGCAGCCGGCCGCCGGAAAACACCGCCGTGCCGATCCCGGTGCCGATCGTCACGAGCAGCACCGTGCCCTGGACGCGTCGACCCGCGCCGAACGTCACCTCCGCGAGTCCGGCGGCGTCGGCGTCGTTGATCAACGCCACGCGACAACCCGTCGCCTGGGCGAACAGTCGCCCCGCATCGCAGCCGACGAATCGCGGGTGCAAGTTGGCCGAGGTCAGCGTGCGCGAACCTTGCACCACGCCGGGAAAGCCCACGCCGATCCGCCCGCGCCACCGAAAATGCCGCGCGATTTCCGCCACGGCGCGGCTCATCGCCAGCGGCGTCAACGGCTCCGGCGTGGCGATCCGCAGCCGCGGCGCGAGCAGCCGGCCCGTGCGGGGGTCGA is part of the Opitutus terrae PB90-1 genome and harbors:
- a CDS encoding LytR/AlgR family response regulator transcription factor, whose protein sequence is MKIPASSRTVPEPARIRTIIVDDEPAARRGVRLLLAQDPEIELVGEAGTGAEAVTLIERERPALAFLDVQMPGGDGFETLAQVGVAAAPVIVFVTAYDEHALRAFEVNAIDYLLKPYDDARFRAALERAKGAVRQRRGEAESARWHQLVRELATARRSAAASGRVVVKTAGEILFLKPDEIDWIEAEGDYVKFHAGSRGYLMRETMTQLEARLDPQQFVRIHRSAIVNLDRLQKLSPSFAGEYAVILRDGTKLKLSRGYHARIAALVK
- a CDS encoding response regulator, which translates into the protein MLQPELDSPKKSLRILYADDMRELREVARIALTRDGHTVECVGDGQQALELLAANPDGYDLVITDHHMPHVNGIELVTQLREMPYHGKVLIFCSELSSAVNETYQRLKVDRILYKPVFPSELRQVLVDLFQPVSCST
- a CDS encoding zinc-dependent alcohol dehydrogenase — encoded protein: MKAVCWMGKKKMEVQEVDDPKILNPRDCIVRITSTAICGSDLHLYDGYMPTLEKGDILGHEFMGEVVEVGPRVAKLKVGDRVVVPFTISCGGCAHCARQQWSLCDNTNPNAWMAEKLLGYSAAGLYGYSHLTGGYAGGQAQYARVPFADVGPLKIENDLTDEQVLFISDIFPTGYMAAENCDIQPGQTVVAVWGCGPVGQFAIRSALLMGAAKVYAIDNVPERLAMAEAAGAIPINDNEDVLEKLRDLTGGRGPDAAIDAVGMEAHGSIYDDVKQSLKLETDRPYALRQAMRAVRKGGVLSIPGVYGGFIDKVPFGAVFNKGVTLKMGQTHVQRYMPDLLRLVEEKKIDPSFVITHRVPLSRAPEMYETFAEKRDGCIKVVLDPAA
- a CDS encoding BON domain-containing protein, with product MKTSLKITALLALLTGGVLSLSTGCAGTATQQSTGEYVDDAAITTKVKTAMVRDEVVRAMQVDVTTFKGNVQLSGFVDTAEQKARAEQIARGVNGVTAVTNNISVKAAAE
- a CDS encoding SRPBCC family protein, producing MATSPATRQQTADRSELVDKPRAKIAVPGNHGVKVVRACTIRRPAAELYQFWRSLENLTRIIKHPVAITRLSDTESHWAVSAPGDRMVEWDAVIINDAPDRLIAWRSKDGAEIRNAGSVRFERAPGDEGTEVRVQLEYDPPGGKLAAWVAKLTGEEPEQQVAEALRRFKALMEAGEIPTIEGQSVGEPQRSAKQKGQS
- a CDS encoding sensor histidine kinase, producing MNARWAQIALLVAGAVLVGAVLTLEVYFNTRATHGAADLIDIAIPQFGRAAMWAALVPLILRLRELVPLARGTWAGGMSFHLAVSFGVMAVFYLGRMWAYTLWFEPTWPEGFWRMALQNFYGRNIIDMTYYWAVIAFGYGLEYHQRYKDEELKASQLETRLVETELQALRQQLHPHFLFNTLNTIAVLVRERRSEDAVNLIARLSALLRLSLDQRGVAEVTLQQELEFIDHYVEIQKVRFSDRLTVQQDIAPEVRSARIPHLLLQPLVENAIVHGIAPKSGPGRLEIAARRSGADLLLEVRDDGPGLPDGRMRAKEGVGLCNTRERLARLYGARAQLSLQTRPGRGVCVQVVLPYRADSGELRVQS
- the ppgK gene encoding polyphosphate--glucose phosphotransferase, coding for MKTLGIDIGGSAVKGAPVDPRTGRLLAPRLRIATPEPLTPLAMSRAVAEIARHFRWRGRIGVGFPGVVQGSRTLTSANLHPRFVGCDAGRLFAQATGCRVALINDADAAGLAEVTFGAGRRVQGTVLLVTIGTGIGTAVFSGGRLLPNTELGHLPWHGRSAERYVSSAARKRRGLSWASWARELGEYLRTLERLLWPELIVLGGGASSKSDKFIRHVRCRAKLVVASSGNEAGIVGAALCAAEPG
- a CDS encoding PQQ-binding-like beta-propeller repeat protein encodes the protein MVTLSPLWRGALAGGFLVMAGRVDAAAGADWPSYLGDRAASHYSTLDQITTENVRSLTIAWTWRAGDARADSTQIQCNPLVVDGVVYVTTPGLKLVALEAATGAERWRFDPPETSGVNRGMSYWADGDDRRILYASGRWLHAVDAGTGRVIESFGQRGRIDLSRGLGRDVTGMQVDANTPGVIYRNLIILSTRVGEGPGPAAPGHIRAFDVRTGMPVWTFHTLPQPGEPGHETWPADAWRKVGGVNVWAGMTVDEERGLVFCPVGSAAFDFWGGDRRGDNLYSNCLLALDAATGRRVWHYQMVRHDLWDRDPPAPPTLVTVQRDGRSVPAVAQITKQGYVWVFHRETGEPLFPIEEIAVPTSDLAGEVTSPTQPLPTKPAPYARQLFTAEEITERTPAARMAVLERFVRLRAHARFAPPSREGTIIFPGFDGGGEWGGAAVDPDGVLYVNSNEMPWVLTMIETGGGASLGQQVYLQNCTGCHGADRRGNAAQNIPSLVDVKQRLTRAQIFEVITKGRNVMPPWGFLEEPKRQALVSFLLGEGEGRQPVEAANPPAGTPPYTHTGYNRWFDPDGYPAVKPPWGTLNAIDLNTGEYRWRVPLGELPELTAQGIPPTGTENYGGAVITAGGLLFIGASKDEHFRAFDRRTGQELWRVKLPAGGYATPATYAVNGRQFVVIACGGGKMGTKSGDAWVAFALPERATQP